The following are from one region of the Oryzias melastigma strain HK-1 linkage group LG22, ASM292280v2, whole genome shotgun sequence genome:
- the LOC112143398 gene encoding 14-3-3 protein beta/alpha-1: protein MDRADLIQKAKLAEQAERYDDMADCMKEVTEKGGELSNEERNLLSVAYKNVVGARRSAWRVLSSIGMKTEGSEKKQQMVKEYREKVEKELEEICNCVLKLLDNYLIENSTNPESKVFYLKMKGDYYRYLAEVASGDNKSKTIESSQQAYQSAFDISTTEMDPTHPIRLGLALNFSVFYYEILNSPDKACELAKKAFDDAIAELDQLHEESYKDSTLIMQLLRDNLTLWTSDNATEEGDAGDGEAGDTEN from the exons atgGATAGAGCGGATCTTATTCAGAAGGCCAAGCTGGCCGAGCAGGCTGAACGCTACGACGACATGGCAGATTGTATGAAGGAGGTTACAGAGAAGGGAGGCGAGCTGTCAAACGAGGAAAGGAACCTGCTCTCCGTCGCCTACAAAAATGTGGTCGGAGCGAGGCGATCCGCATGGAGGGTGTTGTCCAGTATCGGTATGAAGACCGAGGGGAGCGAAAAGAAGCAGCAGATGGTCAAGGAGTACCGAGAGAAGGTGGAGAAAGAGCTGGAGGAGATCTGCAACTGTGTTTTG AAACTGCTGGACAATTATTTGATTGAGAATTCCACAAATCCAGAGAGCAAAGTCTTCTATCTAAAGATGAAGGGGGACTACTACAGATACCTCGCTGAAGTCGCTTCTGGAGACAACAAATCAA AGACCATTGAGAGCTCCCAGCAAGCATACCAGTCTGCATTTGACATCAGCACCACTGAGATGGACCCGACGCATCCCATCCGCCTGGGCTTGGCCCTTAACTTCTCCGTCTTCTACTATGAGATCCTCAACTCTCCAGATAAAGCCTGTGAACTGGCCAAAAAG GCGTTCGACGACGCCATCGCAGAGCTCGACCAGCTACATGAGGAGTCCTATAAAGACAGCACCCTCATCATGCAGCTCCTCAGAGACAACCTCACA TTATGGACATCGGACAACGCGACCGAAGAGGGCGACGCTGGAGACGGAGAGGCTGGCGATACCGAAAACTAA
- the adam17a gene encoding disintegrin and metalloproteinase domain-containing protein 17a isoform X2 produces MRSLVLMVVFAPCWINGAIKPRSHTEEKEERSPEFNALNSILSDYEVLPLSGLQLHSVRKRDVHTHSHLERLVSFRALNRDFQLYLTTNTDLFTEKFKAVIVDKHGKEKNLDVPLQNFFTGHVVGEENSRVQAHIDGEEFSAHILTNEDEYNIEPLWRFTDSSNDNRLLFYRSEDIKNLSRIASPKVCGYVHAEAKDLLPQSSRRSWGDQDESDIENEHHHREKRQARDHKKNTCPLLLVADYRFYEMMGRGQESVTLNYLIELIDRVDDIYRNTTWDEEYKGYGVQIHQIIINKEPTKLPSGSSSSGWVHYNMKGSPVNGKDVWDVKRLLEQFSADIADNASSVCLAHLFTYQDFDEGTLGLAYVAPSRAQALGGLCSRPYYPSASSKKPSYLNTGLTSTKNYGKTILTKEADLVTTHELGHNFGAEHDPDNIPYCAPSDGEGGKFVMYPIAVSGDHVNNKRFSNCSKISVGKTLRSKAPSCFKVRNSKVCGNSRVEEGEQCDPGLLHLNDDPCCTSDCQFKPTAKCSDINSPCCKNCQFKQRGERCQEPINANCKGISFCTGSSSECPPPENAPDNTVCVDNGRCLKGDCQPFCEAVQGLQSCACNETDNSCKVCCKTKDGSCSPFIQSDDSFLYLRKGKPCTVGFCDGSGKCMKQVQDVIERLWDFIDKLDINTFGKFLADNIVGSVVVFSLIFWIPLSILVHCVDKRLDQQYEESKRVLLYPPSMVEVCGRAPAAGSRNGEQLRANSASAHRQVSHVLRWSDRAILPTSSTAEPRLGPLISQQQYPGPRPELRHHPGLRRNDANGHHPGGHQRLPPGRGGRFHNRRSLLVGYEVLLRGSDRTEPENKGAVAPPEAGMH; encoded by the exons atgcgTAGTCTAGTTTTAATGGTCGTTTTCGCTCCTTGCTGGATAAACGGGGCAATAAAACCAAGAAGCCACACGGAGGAAAAGGAAGAACGGAGCCCCGAGTTTA ACGCCCTGAATTCCATCCTATCCGACTATGAAGTGCTGCCTTTGTCAGGCTTACAGCTGCACTCTGTGAGGAAGAGGGACGTCCACACCCATTCCCACCTGGAGCGCCTGGTGAGCTTCAGAGCCCTGAACAG AGACTTCCAGCTGTATCTGACCACAAACACAGACCTGTTTACAGAAAAGTTTAAGGCTGTGATTGTCGACAAACATGGAAAAGAGAAGAACTTGGACGTTCCACTTCAGAATTTTTTTACTGGGCATGTCGTTG gAGAGGAGAATTCTCGTGTTCAGGCACACATAGATGGAGAGGAGTTTTCTGCTCACATTCTGACAAATGAAGACGAATACAACATCGAG CCTCTCTGGAGGTTTACAGATTCTTCAAATGACAACAGATTGCTGTTTTATCGCTCAGAAGACATTAAGAACCTGAGCCGCATCGCGTCTCCCAAGGTTTGTGGTTACGTCCATGCAGAGGCCAAGGACCTCCTACCTCAGAGCAGCAGGCGAAGCTGGGGAGATCAGGATGAGTCAGACATTGAAAATG AACATCatcacagagaaaaaagacaAGCCCGTGACCATAAGAAGAACACCTGCCCGTTGCTGCTTGTGGCGGACTACCGCTTCTATGAAATGATGGGGCGGGGACAAGAGAGCGTGACTCTTAACTACCTG ATTGAGCTGATCGATCGAGTGGACGACATTTACAGGAATACCACCTGGGATGAAGAATACAAAGGCTACGGAGTCCAGATTCACCAG ATAATCATCAATAAGGAGCCAACAAAGCTTCCAAGTGGCAGCTCAAGCAGTGGGTGGGTCCATTACAACATGAAGGGCAGTCCTGTTAATGGAAAAGATGTGTGGGATGTGAAGCGGCTTTTGGAG cAATTTAGCGCAGACATAGCCGACAACGCCTCTTCTGTGTGTCTGGCGCATCTGTTCACCTATCAGGATTTTGATGAAGGCACCCTGGGATTGGCGTACGTCGCCCCGTCCAGAGCTCAAGCTTTAGGAGGCCTCTGCTCCAGAC cTTATTACCCTTCTGCTTCATCCAAGAAGCCCAGTTACCTCAACACTGGCCTGACCAGCACCAAGAACTATGGCAAAACCATCCTCACAAAG GAGGCAGATTTAGTCACCACTCATGAACTGGGTCATAACTTCGGAGCTGAACACGACCCCGATAACATCCCGTACTGTGCTCCCAGTGACGGCGAGGGGGGGAAGTTTGTGATGTACCCCATTGCCGTGAGCGGAGACCACGTCAACAACAAG CGCTTCTCCAACTGCAGCAAGATCTCAGTTGGGAAGACACTGCGCTCCAAGGCCCCCTCATGCTTCAAAGTGAGGAACAGCAAAGTCTGTGGGAACTCCCGCGTGGAGGAAGGGGAGCAGTGCGATCCCGGGCTGCTTCATCTCAACGATGACCCCTGCTGCACTTCTGACTGCCAGTTCAAACCCACCGCCAAATGCAG TGACATAAACAGTCCGTGCTGCAAGAACTGTCAGTTTAAGCAGCGAGGGGAGCGATGCCAGGAGCCCATCAATGCCAACTGTAAGGGCATTTCTTTCTGCACAG GAAGCAGCAGCGAGTGCCCTCCCCCTGAAAATGCTCCAGACAACACGGTGTGTGTCGACAACGGTCGATGTCTCAAAGGAGATTGTCAACCGTTTTGCGAGGCCGTACAGGGCCTTCAGTCTTGTGCTTGCAATG AGACAGACAACTCCTGCAAAGTGTGCTGCAAGACCAAAGATGGCTCCTGCTCTCCTTTCATCCAGTCGGATGACAGCTTTCTTTACCTGCGGAAGGGCAAACCCTGTACTGTGGGCTTCTGCGATGGAAGT gGGAAGTGCATGAAACAAGTCCAAGACGTTATTGAAAGGCTGTGGGATTTCATCGACAAGCTGGACATAAACACGTTTG GAAAGTTCTTGGCCGATAACATAGTGGGTTCCGTCGTTGTGTTTTCCCTCATCTTCTGGATTCCTCTCAGTATTCTTGTTCATTGTGTG GACAAACGTCTGGACCAGCAGTATGAGGAGAGCAAAAGGGTCCTTTTATATCCTCCAAGT atggtGGAGGTTTGTGGTAGAGCTCCAGCCGCAG GGTCAAGAAACGGCGAGCAGCTTCGAGCCAATTCTGCCTCGGCGCATCGTCAAGTATCCCATGTCCTTCGCTGGTCGGACCGCGCAATCCTCCCAACAAGTTCCACAGCTGAGCCCCGCCTGGGACCCCTCATCAGCCAGCAGCAGTACCCAGGACCCCGGCCCGAGCTACGCCACCACCCCGGACTGCGCCGCAATGATGCGAATGGCCACCATCCAGGAGGACACCAGCGACTCCCACCTGGGAGAGGAGGGCGATTTCACAATCGCAGGAGCCTCCTCGTCGGCTACGAAGTCCTCCTTCGAGGATCTGACAGGACAGAACCTGAAAACAAAGGAGCGGTGGCGCCTCCAGAGGCAGGAATGCATTAA
- the adam17a gene encoding disintegrin and metalloproteinase domain-containing protein 17a isoform X1: protein MRSLVLMVVFAPCWINGAIKPRSHTEEKEERSPEFNALNSILSDYEVLPLSGLQLHSVRKRDVHTHSHLERLVSFRALNRDFQLYLTTNTDLFTEKFKAVIVDKHGKEKNLDVPLQNFFTGHVVGEENSRVQAHIDGEEFSAHILTNEDEYNIEPLWRFTDSSNDNRLLFYRSEDIKNLSRIASPKVCGYVHAEAKDLLPQSSRRSWGDQDESDIENEHHHREKRQARDHKKNTCPLLLVADYRFYEMMGRGQESVTLNYLIELIDRVDDIYRNTTWDEEYKGYGVQIHQIIINKEPTKLPSGSSSSGWVHYNMKGSPVNGKDVWDVKRLLEQFSADIADNASSVCLAHLFTYQDFDEGTLGLAYVAPSRAQALGGLCSRPYYPSASSKKPSYLNTGLTSTKNYGKTILTKEADLVTTHELGHNFGAEHDPDNIPYCAPSDGEGGKFVMYPIAVSGDHVNNKRFSNCSKISVGKTLRSKAPSCFKVRNSKVCGNSRVEEGEQCDPGLLHLNDDPCCTSDCQFKPTAKCSDINSPCCKNCQFKQRGERCQEPINANCKGISFCTGSSSECPPPENAPDNTVCVDNGRCLKGDCQPFCEAVQGLQSCACNETDNSCKVCCKTKDGSCSPFIQSDDSFLYLRKGKPCTVGFCDGSGKCMKQVQDVIERLWDFIDKLDINTFGKFLADNIVGSVVVFSLIFWIPLSILVHCVDKRLDQQYEESKRVLLYPPSQMVEVCGRAPAAGSRNGEQLRANSASAHRQVSHVLRWSDRAILPTSSTAEPRLGPLISQQQYPGPRPELRHHPGLRRNDANGHHPGGHQRLPPGRGGRFHNRRSLLVGYEVLLRGSDRTEPENKGAVAPPEAGMH, encoded by the exons atgcgTAGTCTAGTTTTAATGGTCGTTTTCGCTCCTTGCTGGATAAACGGGGCAATAAAACCAAGAAGCCACACGGAGGAAAAGGAAGAACGGAGCCCCGAGTTTA ACGCCCTGAATTCCATCCTATCCGACTATGAAGTGCTGCCTTTGTCAGGCTTACAGCTGCACTCTGTGAGGAAGAGGGACGTCCACACCCATTCCCACCTGGAGCGCCTGGTGAGCTTCAGAGCCCTGAACAG AGACTTCCAGCTGTATCTGACCACAAACACAGACCTGTTTACAGAAAAGTTTAAGGCTGTGATTGTCGACAAACATGGAAAAGAGAAGAACTTGGACGTTCCACTTCAGAATTTTTTTACTGGGCATGTCGTTG gAGAGGAGAATTCTCGTGTTCAGGCACACATAGATGGAGAGGAGTTTTCTGCTCACATTCTGACAAATGAAGACGAATACAACATCGAG CCTCTCTGGAGGTTTACAGATTCTTCAAATGACAACAGATTGCTGTTTTATCGCTCAGAAGACATTAAGAACCTGAGCCGCATCGCGTCTCCCAAGGTTTGTGGTTACGTCCATGCAGAGGCCAAGGACCTCCTACCTCAGAGCAGCAGGCGAAGCTGGGGAGATCAGGATGAGTCAGACATTGAAAATG AACATCatcacagagaaaaaagacaAGCCCGTGACCATAAGAAGAACACCTGCCCGTTGCTGCTTGTGGCGGACTACCGCTTCTATGAAATGATGGGGCGGGGACAAGAGAGCGTGACTCTTAACTACCTG ATTGAGCTGATCGATCGAGTGGACGACATTTACAGGAATACCACCTGGGATGAAGAATACAAAGGCTACGGAGTCCAGATTCACCAG ATAATCATCAATAAGGAGCCAACAAAGCTTCCAAGTGGCAGCTCAAGCAGTGGGTGGGTCCATTACAACATGAAGGGCAGTCCTGTTAATGGAAAAGATGTGTGGGATGTGAAGCGGCTTTTGGAG cAATTTAGCGCAGACATAGCCGACAACGCCTCTTCTGTGTGTCTGGCGCATCTGTTCACCTATCAGGATTTTGATGAAGGCACCCTGGGATTGGCGTACGTCGCCCCGTCCAGAGCTCAAGCTTTAGGAGGCCTCTGCTCCAGAC cTTATTACCCTTCTGCTTCATCCAAGAAGCCCAGTTACCTCAACACTGGCCTGACCAGCACCAAGAACTATGGCAAAACCATCCTCACAAAG GAGGCAGATTTAGTCACCACTCATGAACTGGGTCATAACTTCGGAGCTGAACACGACCCCGATAACATCCCGTACTGTGCTCCCAGTGACGGCGAGGGGGGGAAGTTTGTGATGTACCCCATTGCCGTGAGCGGAGACCACGTCAACAACAAG CGCTTCTCCAACTGCAGCAAGATCTCAGTTGGGAAGACACTGCGCTCCAAGGCCCCCTCATGCTTCAAAGTGAGGAACAGCAAAGTCTGTGGGAACTCCCGCGTGGAGGAAGGGGAGCAGTGCGATCCCGGGCTGCTTCATCTCAACGATGACCCCTGCTGCACTTCTGACTGCCAGTTCAAACCCACCGCCAAATGCAG TGACATAAACAGTCCGTGCTGCAAGAACTGTCAGTTTAAGCAGCGAGGGGAGCGATGCCAGGAGCCCATCAATGCCAACTGTAAGGGCATTTCTTTCTGCACAG GAAGCAGCAGCGAGTGCCCTCCCCCTGAAAATGCTCCAGACAACACGGTGTGTGTCGACAACGGTCGATGTCTCAAAGGAGATTGTCAACCGTTTTGCGAGGCCGTACAGGGCCTTCAGTCTTGTGCTTGCAATG AGACAGACAACTCCTGCAAAGTGTGCTGCAAGACCAAAGATGGCTCCTGCTCTCCTTTCATCCAGTCGGATGACAGCTTTCTTTACCTGCGGAAGGGCAAACCCTGTACTGTGGGCTTCTGCGATGGAAGT gGGAAGTGCATGAAACAAGTCCAAGACGTTATTGAAAGGCTGTGGGATTTCATCGACAAGCTGGACATAAACACGTTTG GAAAGTTCTTGGCCGATAACATAGTGGGTTCCGTCGTTGTGTTTTCCCTCATCTTCTGGATTCCTCTCAGTATTCTTGTTCATTGTGTG GACAAACGTCTGGACCAGCAGTATGAGGAGAGCAAAAGGGTCCTTTTATATCCTCCAAGT cagatggtGGAGGTTTGTGGTAGAGCTCCAGCCGCAG GGTCAAGAAACGGCGAGCAGCTTCGAGCCAATTCTGCCTCGGCGCATCGTCAAGTATCCCATGTCCTTCGCTGGTCGGACCGCGCAATCCTCCCAACAAGTTCCACAGCTGAGCCCCGCCTGGGACCCCTCATCAGCCAGCAGCAGTACCCAGGACCCCGGCCCGAGCTACGCCACCACCCCGGACTGCGCCGCAATGATGCGAATGGCCACCATCCAGGAGGACACCAGCGACTCCCACCTGGGAGAGGAGGGCGATTTCACAATCGCAGGAGCCTCCTCGTCGGCTACGAAGTCCTCCTTCGAGGATCTGACAGGACAGAACCTGAAAACAAAGGAGCGGTGGCGCCTCCAGAGGCAGGAATGCATTAA
- the adam17a gene encoding disintegrin and metalloproteinase domain-containing protein 17a isoform X3, translating to MRSLVLMVVFAPCWINGAIKPRSHTEEKEERSPEFNALNSILSDYEVLPLSGLQLHSVRKRDVHTHSHLERLVSFRALNRDFQLYLTTNTDLFTEKFKAVIVDKHGKEKNLDVPLQNFFTGHVVGEENSRVQAHIDGEEFSAHILTNEDEYNIEPLWRFTDSSNDNRLLFYRSEDIKNLSRIASPKVCGYVHAEAKDLLPQSSRRSWGDQDESDIENEHHHREKRQARDHKKNTCPLLLVADYRFYEMMGRGQESVTLNYLIELIDRVDDIYRNTTWDEEYKGYGVQIHQIIINKEPTKLPSGSSSSGWVHYNMKGSPVNGKDVWDVKRLLEQFSADIADNASSVCLAHLFTYQDFDEGTLGLAYVAPSRAQALGGLCSRPYYPSASSKKPSYLNTGLTSTKNYGKTILTKEADLVTTHELGHNFGAEHDPDNIPYCAPSDGEGGKFVMYPIAVSGDHVNNKRFSNCSKISVGKTLRSKAPSCFKVRNSKVCGNSRVEEGEQCDPGLLHLNDDPCCTSDCQFKPTAKCSDINSPCCKNCQFKQRGERCQEPINANCKGISFCTGSSSECPPPENAPDNTVCVDNGRCLKGDCQPFCEAVQGLQSCACNETDNSCKVCCKTKDGSCSPFIQSDDSFLYLRKGKPCTVGFCDGSGKCMKQVQDVIERLWDFIDKLDINTFGKFLADNIVGSVVVFSLIFWIPLSILVHCVDKRLDQQYEESKRVLLYPPSGQETASSFEPILPRRIVKYPMSFAGRTAQSSQQVPQLSPAWDPSSASSSTQDPGPSYATTPDCAAMMRMATIQEDTSDSHLGEEGDFTIAGASSSATKSSFEDLTGQNLKTKERWRLQRQECINTKETDC from the exons atgcgTAGTCTAGTTTTAATGGTCGTTTTCGCTCCTTGCTGGATAAACGGGGCAATAAAACCAAGAAGCCACACGGAGGAAAAGGAAGAACGGAGCCCCGAGTTTA ACGCCCTGAATTCCATCCTATCCGACTATGAAGTGCTGCCTTTGTCAGGCTTACAGCTGCACTCTGTGAGGAAGAGGGACGTCCACACCCATTCCCACCTGGAGCGCCTGGTGAGCTTCAGAGCCCTGAACAG AGACTTCCAGCTGTATCTGACCACAAACACAGACCTGTTTACAGAAAAGTTTAAGGCTGTGATTGTCGACAAACATGGAAAAGAGAAGAACTTGGACGTTCCACTTCAGAATTTTTTTACTGGGCATGTCGTTG gAGAGGAGAATTCTCGTGTTCAGGCACACATAGATGGAGAGGAGTTTTCTGCTCACATTCTGACAAATGAAGACGAATACAACATCGAG CCTCTCTGGAGGTTTACAGATTCTTCAAATGACAACAGATTGCTGTTTTATCGCTCAGAAGACATTAAGAACCTGAGCCGCATCGCGTCTCCCAAGGTTTGTGGTTACGTCCATGCAGAGGCCAAGGACCTCCTACCTCAGAGCAGCAGGCGAAGCTGGGGAGATCAGGATGAGTCAGACATTGAAAATG AACATCatcacagagaaaaaagacaAGCCCGTGACCATAAGAAGAACACCTGCCCGTTGCTGCTTGTGGCGGACTACCGCTTCTATGAAATGATGGGGCGGGGACAAGAGAGCGTGACTCTTAACTACCTG ATTGAGCTGATCGATCGAGTGGACGACATTTACAGGAATACCACCTGGGATGAAGAATACAAAGGCTACGGAGTCCAGATTCACCAG ATAATCATCAATAAGGAGCCAACAAAGCTTCCAAGTGGCAGCTCAAGCAGTGGGTGGGTCCATTACAACATGAAGGGCAGTCCTGTTAATGGAAAAGATGTGTGGGATGTGAAGCGGCTTTTGGAG cAATTTAGCGCAGACATAGCCGACAACGCCTCTTCTGTGTGTCTGGCGCATCTGTTCACCTATCAGGATTTTGATGAAGGCACCCTGGGATTGGCGTACGTCGCCCCGTCCAGAGCTCAAGCTTTAGGAGGCCTCTGCTCCAGAC cTTATTACCCTTCTGCTTCATCCAAGAAGCCCAGTTACCTCAACACTGGCCTGACCAGCACCAAGAACTATGGCAAAACCATCCTCACAAAG GAGGCAGATTTAGTCACCACTCATGAACTGGGTCATAACTTCGGAGCTGAACACGACCCCGATAACATCCCGTACTGTGCTCCCAGTGACGGCGAGGGGGGGAAGTTTGTGATGTACCCCATTGCCGTGAGCGGAGACCACGTCAACAACAAG CGCTTCTCCAACTGCAGCAAGATCTCAGTTGGGAAGACACTGCGCTCCAAGGCCCCCTCATGCTTCAAAGTGAGGAACAGCAAAGTCTGTGGGAACTCCCGCGTGGAGGAAGGGGAGCAGTGCGATCCCGGGCTGCTTCATCTCAACGATGACCCCTGCTGCACTTCTGACTGCCAGTTCAAACCCACCGCCAAATGCAG TGACATAAACAGTCCGTGCTGCAAGAACTGTCAGTTTAAGCAGCGAGGGGAGCGATGCCAGGAGCCCATCAATGCCAACTGTAAGGGCATTTCTTTCTGCACAG GAAGCAGCAGCGAGTGCCCTCCCCCTGAAAATGCTCCAGACAACACGGTGTGTGTCGACAACGGTCGATGTCTCAAAGGAGATTGTCAACCGTTTTGCGAGGCCGTACAGGGCCTTCAGTCTTGTGCTTGCAATG AGACAGACAACTCCTGCAAAGTGTGCTGCAAGACCAAAGATGGCTCCTGCTCTCCTTTCATCCAGTCGGATGACAGCTTTCTTTACCTGCGGAAGGGCAAACCCTGTACTGTGGGCTTCTGCGATGGAAGT gGGAAGTGCATGAAACAAGTCCAAGACGTTATTGAAAGGCTGTGGGATTTCATCGACAAGCTGGACATAAACACGTTTG GAAAGTTCTTGGCCGATAACATAGTGGGTTCCGTCGTTGTGTTTTCCCTCATCTTCTGGATTCCTCTCAGTATTCTTGTTCATTGTGTG GACAAACGTCTGGACCAGCAGTATGAGGAGAGCAAAAGGGTCCTTTTATATCCTCCAAGT GGTCAAGAAACGGCGAGCAGCTTCGAGCCAATTCTGCCTCGGCGCATCGTCAAGTATCCCATGTCCTTCGCTGGTCGGACCGCGCAATCCTCCCAACAAGTTCCACAGCTGAGCCCCGCCTGGGACCCCTCATCAGCCAGCAGCAGTACCCAGGACCCCGGCCCGAGCTACGCCACCACCCCGGACTGCGCCGCAATGATGCGAATGGCCACCATCCAGGAGGACACCAGCGACTCCCACCTGGGAGAGGAGGGCGATTTCACAATCGCAGGAGCCTCCTCGTCGGCTACGAAGTCCTCCTTCGAGGATCTGACAGGACAGAACCTGAAAACAAAGGAGCGGTGGCGCCTCCAGAGGCAGGAATGCATTAACACTAAAGAGACGGATTGCtga
- the iah1 gene encoding isoamyl acetate-hydrolyzing esterase 1 homolog encodes MSKFVPVIWPKVILFGDSITQFSFQANGWGAEIANKLARKCDVVNRGLSGYNSRWARIVLPRLISSQSSADDSTAAVTVFFGANDCALEDKNPQQHVPVSEYLENLKAISRLLTSVGVSPDKVIFITPPPLHEAAWEKECILKGCPLNRLNSAAGQYAQACVHAAAQCGSDVLDLWTLMQKDGQDFSVYLSDGLHLSDEGNQFVAQHLWDLLESRVVHLPVILPYWGDIDARSPETSLLCNS; translated from the exons ATGTCTAAATTCGTTCCAGTCATTTGGCCGAAAGTCATTTTGTTTGGGGACTCGATAACGCAG ttttcatttcaaGCCAACGGATGGGGAGCAGAAATTGCCAACAAACTTGCAAG GAAATGTGACGTCGTAAACAGAGGACTGTCCGGGTACAACTCCAGATGGGCCCGCATCGTTCTTCCTCGGCTCATCAGCAGCCAAAGCTCAGCAGACGACAGCACAGCAGCTGTTACCGTCTTCTTTGGAGCCAACGACTGCGCACTGGAAG ACAAAAACCCTCAGCAGCACGTTCCAGTGTCTGAGTACTTGGAGAACTTGAAGGCGATCAGCAGACTTCTGACCTCAGTCGGTGTCTCACCTgacaaagttatttttattactcCACCACCACTTCATGAGGCAGCCTGGGAGAAGGAGTGTATTTTAAAAg GTTGCCCTCTCAATCGCCTCAACTCCGCCGCAGGTCAGTACGCTCAGGCTTGCGTCCACGCAGCTGCTCAGTGTGGCTCGGATGTCCTGGATCTGTGGACGCTCATGCAAAAAGACGGACAA GATTTCTCCGTCTATTTGTCTGATGGATTGCACCTCTCTGATGAAGGAAACCAGTTTGTGGCTCAGCATCTTTGGGATCTACTGGAGAGCCGCGTGGTCCACCTGCCCGTGATCCTTCCTTACTGGGGAGACATTGATGCCAGAAGTCCAGAAACTAGCCTCCTCTGTAACAGCTAG